One window from the genome of Fibrobacter sp. encodes:
- a CDS encoding TIGR02147 family protein, which produces MKPIFEYTDYREWIRDAFDDFKQRKTVISWRYMAMKLGADPGNLLRVSQGKIHLTLSLVKPMAEFFELDEKETAYWTELVCFGRAKTDAEALNHYEKMQVLKGIPLKRLAKKELEFYRHWYCNSIRSIIGICKFKDDYEGLAESCTPPISVDEAKSAVKLLYDLNMISRDRDGYWKVNDTFVSTGGNWRSEAVRTFQKETIRLAGESLERHNPPQRDISTVTMTFNMDDIALIREKIKEFRSELLRMSQEGDGDDTVFQLNIQLFPIGFAKKLQEKEK; this is translated from the coding sequence GTGAAGCCGATCTTTGAATATACAGACTACCGCGAATGGATTAGAGACGCTTTTGACGACTTCAAACAGCGCAAGACTGTTATATCCTGGCGTTACATGGCTATGAAGCTCGGCGCAGACCCGGGAAACCTTTTGCGCGTGTCGCAGGGCAAGATCCACCTCACGCTCTCGCTCGTGAAGCCCATGGCGGAATTCTTCGAACTCGACGAGAAGGAAACGGCTTACTGGACGGAACTGGTTTGCTTCGGGCGCGCGAAGACCGACGCCGAGGCGTTGAACCATTACGAGAAGATGCAGGTGCTCAAAGGTATACCACTCAAGCGCCTTGCGAAGAAGGAACTGGAGTTTTACCGCCACTGGTACTGCAACTCCATCCGCTCGATTATCGGCATTTGCAAGTTCAAGGACGACTACGAGGGGCTTGCGGAGAGCTGTACGCCCCCAATTTCGGTGGACGAGGCAAAAAGTGCCGTCAAACTTTTGTATGATTTAAACATGATCTCGAGGGATAGGGATGGATACTGGAAGGTGAACGACACCTTCGTGAGCACTGGTGGCAACTGGCGCTCCGAGGCCGTGCGTACATTCCAGAAGGAGACCATCCGCCTCGCTGGGGAATCGCTGGAACGCCACAATCCTCCGCAGAGAGATATCAGTACTGTGACGATGACGTTCAACATGGACGATATCGCGCTCATTCGTGAAAAGATCAAGGAATTCAGGAGCGAGCTTTTGCGCATGTCGCAGGAAGGCGACGGCGACGACACCGTGTTCCAGTTGAACATTCAGTTGTTCCCAATTGGGTTTGCGAAGAAACTACAGGAGAAGGAAAAATGA
- the dxs gene encoding 1-deoxy-D-xylulose-5-phosphate synthase produces the protein MDLKDVKSPKDIKHCSVPELNRLASQVRETIIGQVSKHGGHLASSLGVVELTLALHYVFNAPDDKIVWDVGHQAYVHKLLTGRYDRFGTLRQQGGISGFLKRNESEYDCFGAGHATTSISAALGFAVARNHFERKNNVVAVIGDGSMTGGMAFEALNNAGLSKQNMTIILNDNRMSIAPNVGGFSKYLNRVISDPVYNKMRSDLDRLMKRVPGILGSRFRDLFLQVESAAKNALKPGAFFEDLGVRYFGPIDGHDINELIMILERVKSQPGPCIVHVLTEKGRGLYAAEKNPTKFHGCGPFDPESGLPLAPGKPNPSLTSVFGNTLLELAKKDKRIMGITAAMPTGCGLDIVAKELPDRVIDVGIAEEHAVTFAAGLACDGVVPVVAIYSSFMQRAYDQIMHDVALQSLHVVFVLDRAGLVGADGPTHHGAFDLSFLQTIPGMTIMAPSNENELRDMITASIDMEGPVAIRYPRGTALAESLAPAGDAPFDAKLPKVIEQGKGILLLGVGFMTNELKKTAAILKANGYSPTLVDARFVKPLDDECYRGLLSSHDVIVTLEDNTRIGGYGSAVMELMADLGITGKKFFRFGLPDHFVEQGEIQNLYKLLKIDGESVAKQLMEIL, from the coding sequence ATGGATTTAAAAGACGTAAAGTCTCCAAAGGACATCAAGCATTGTTCCGTCCCGGAACTGAACCGGCTTGCCTCGCAGGTACGCGAGACAATCATTGGCCAGGTTTCCAAGCACGGCGGGCACTTGGCGTCTAGCCTCGGTGTCGTAGAACTCACGCTCGCGCTCCACTATGTGTTCAACGCGCCCGACGACAAGATCGTTTGGGACGTGGGGCACCAGGCTTATGTCCACAAGCTTTTGACCGGACGTTACGACCGGTTCGGCACGCTGCGCCAGCAGGGCGGTATTTCGGGATTCCTCAAGAGGAACGAGAGCGAATACGACTGCTTTGGCGCTGGCCATGCGACGACCTCCATTTCTGCGGCGCTCGGCTTTGCCGTGGCTCGCAACCATTTCGAACGCAAGAACAACGTGGTGGCCGTCATCGGTGACGGTTCCATGACTGGCGGTATGGCCTTCGAGGCTCTCAACAACGCCGGCCTCTCGAAGCAGAACATGACCATCATCCTGAACGATAACAGGATGAGCATCGCGCCCAACGTGGGCGGGTTCAGCAAGTACCTGAACCGCGTGATTTCGGACCCGGTTTACAACAAGATGCGTTCTGACCTGGACCGCCTGATGAAGCGCGTTCCCGGTATCTTGGGCAGCCGATTCCGCGACCTGTTCCTGCAGGTGGAATCTGCCGCGAAGAACGCCCTGAAACCCGGCGCCTTCTTCGAAGACCTGGGCGTGCGTTACTTTGGCCCCATTGACGGCCACGACATAAATGAACTTATCATGATTCTCGAGCGCGTGAAGTCGCAGCCCGGTCCGTGCATCGTGCACGTGCTGACCGAGAAGGGCCGCGGTCTCTATGCCGCCGAGAAGAACCCGACCAAGTTCCACGGATGCGGTCCCTTCGACCCCGAAAGCGGGCTCCCGCTTGCCCCGGGCAAGCCGAACCCCTCCCTCACGAGCGTCTTCGGCAATACTTTGCTCGAACTTGCGAAGAAGGACAAGCGCATCATGGGCATTACGGCCGCCATGCCCACGGGCTGCGGTCTCGATATAGTCGCGAAAGAACTGCCCGACCGCGTGATAGACGTGGGCATCGCGGAAGAACATGCGGTGACGTTTGCCGCGGGCCTTGCCTGCGACGGCGTGGTTCCGGTGGTCGCCATCTATTCTAGCTTCATGCAGCGCGCCTACGACCAGATTATGCACGATGTCGCGCTGCAGAGCCTGCACGTGGTCTTCGTGCTCGACCGAGCGGGACTTGTCGGTGCCGACGGTCCCACGCACCACGGCGCGTTCGACCTTTCGTTCTTGCAGACGATTCCCGGCATGACCATCATGGCGCCGAGCAACGAGAACGAACTCAGGGACATGATTACGGCCTCCATCGATATGGAAGGGCCTGTCGCTATCCGTTACCCGCGCGGTACGGCACTCGCCGAATCGCTCGCTCCCGCAGGCGACGCTCCGTTCGATGCGAAGCTCCCGAAGGTAATCGAGCAGGGCAAGGGCATTTTGCTGCTCGGTGTGGGCTTCATGACAAACGAACTGAAGAAGACCGCCGCCATATTGAAGGCGAACGGATACAGCCCCACGCTGGTGGATGCTCGTTTTGTCAAGCCTCTCGACGATGAATGCTACCGCGGGCTTCTCTCGAGCCACGACGTTATCGTGACGCTCGAAGACAATACCCGCATAGGCGGCTACGGCTCTGCGGTCATGGAGCTCATGGCTGATTTGGGGATTACGGGAAAGAAGTTCTTCCGGTTTGGCCTGCCCGACCATTTCGTGGAACAGGGTGAAATCCAGAATCTGTACAAACTCTTGAAAATAGACGGCGAGTCTGTCGCCAAACAATTGATGGAAATACTATGA
- a CDS encoding cytochrome c, protein MQMRTTTLAIAIAGALYGAAIGIAADSPPAGKVANTQVKETLSKDAAKDAPAKDAVKETAKDAQAKEAPEPGSPGDTLTREDARMAYLVYKLLDKKGKIKGANLKRGAKLFYQNCRPCHGEDGHRINFNPMGDPAFIGQRARDDMPTFWYQMNFGDEDRRMESYYDEISLDEMKDIAGYAQTLP, encoded by the coding sequence ATGCAAATGCGGACAACCACCCTCGCCATAGCCATAGCAGGCGCCCTCTACGGGGCGGCCATAGGGATTGCCGCAGATTCCCCGCCCGCAGGCAAGGTCGCCAACACGCAAGTGAAGGAAACCCTCTCTAAAGACGCGGCTAAAGACGCGCCGGCCAAGGACGCGGTTAAAGAAACGGCTAAAGACGCGCAAGCTAAAGAGGCGCCCGAGCCGGGCTCGCCGGGGGATACCCTCACGCGCGAAGATGCCCGCATGGCCTACCTTGTGTACAAACTGCTCGACAAGAAGGGCAAAATCAAGGGCGCGAACCTCAAGCGCGGCGCAAAACTCTTTTACCAGAACTGCAGACCGTGCCACGGCGAAGACGGCCACCGCATAAACTTCAACCCGATGGGCGACCCCGCCTTTATCGGGCAGCGGGCGCGCGATGACATGCCCACGTTCTGGTACCAGATGAACTTCGGTGACGAAGACCGCCGGATGGAATCCTACTACGACGAAATATCGCTCGACGAGATGAAGGACATCGCGGGCTACGCGCAGACGCTTCCTTAA
- a CDS encoding helicase C-terminal domain-containing protein, whose amino-acid sequence MEKIPAFVAIDLETTGLEFDKDEIIEVALVRFENGVPAESVDYLVKPSEAVLRPFIESLTGITNADIADAPDFASIAGKICSFVGDLPLVAHNAIFDSRFLKQTMEKVGIPFGNHPVWDSLTLSRIAYQDVPNHRLDTLVQALGIERSRAHRALPDAEACGKLFVMAYTKIHEMDPWLLSALTRVAEKSDWEPLFGESSGAPMPEPHFALAEGNKPAEALPRKRVPRVDEFFKADGLLSKVVENYAPRRSQQEFASCVERNIHKGGLCVLEAPTGSGKSLAYLIAAANKAVNGERVVISTATHALQDQLWNHDIPQIMPLYDGALKPALLKGRDNYLCIRKLVEILDAPQSLLAPEERDSFMALLPWAVSTTKGDIGECSSFSSARNRVLWSKLSSSASSCQGEKCKFYSICPALASKRAAMESNLLLVNHALFLADLSLDFALLPTYEHVVFDEAHRLPATSNRGFGRTISFFGFRNVAKTLQPSKEGEGGLIAELSGRIPVENEAARNEAAQLSMDLAETEKALHRFFMKIGKKLSKQKIGKDGFMYEKGIMAQYDADPKPVLDQFEIAKSRAASLVGMLSGSAGLDGILKDVEGRMEELNRFITDFDFLVKAGRPGWVFYLEEPFNPHTLKMHAYPLRSGDIWQAKFYPWVKSATFTSATLAVQGDLTYYVERMGMAGNEGKRPFLKVFNESSSSDSRRSVAITRYLPKPSTPEFGDAMIDTLVKVLPDVEENTMVLFTSISTMVKAQAALAPAFAAKGKLLLCQHVDGALDGLVAMFRKSRGTCLLGCQSLWEGVDFPGDALKLLVVTKLPFPNPSDPLVAGISADMKSRSENVFKGYYIPEAYMEMRQGLGRLLRSETDSGKVLILDNRVVNEAYGKSFARIWNMKHIVANSVDDVKKFVV is encoded by the coding sequence ATGGAAAAGATACCTGCATTTGTAGCGATTGACTTGGAAACTACCGGTCTTGAATTTGACAAGGACGAAATTATAGAGGTCGCCCTTGTCCGTTTCGAGAACGGCGTTCCGGCAGAAAGTGTTGATTACCTTGTCAAGCCCTCGGAAGCGGTTTTGCGGCCGTTTATCGAGAGCCTTACGGGCATAACCAATGCGGATATCGCCGATGCGCCGGACTTTGCAAGCATTGCCGGCAAGATCTGTTCCTTCGTGGGCGACCTCCCGCTCGTTGCGCACAACGCTATTTTCGATTCCAGGTTCCTGAAGCAGACGATGGAAAAGGTGGGAATACCCTTCGGCAACCATCCGGTATGGGATTCGCTTACTTTGTCCAGGATTGCCTACCAGGATGTTCCCAACCATCGCCTTGACACGCTGGTGCAGGCGCTGGGCATCGAACGGAGCCGGGCCCACCGCGCCCTCCCGGATGCGGAAGCCTGCGGCAAGTTGTTCGTAATGGCCTACACCAAGATTCACGAAATGGACCCGTGGCTCCTGAGCGCGCTTACGCGTGTCGCCGAAAAATCCGACTGGGAACCCCTGTTCGGCGAGTCTTCCGGCGCCCCGATGCCCGAACCGCATTTCGCCCTGGCCGAGGGTAACAAGCCCGCCGAGGCGCTTCCGCGCAAGAGGGTGCCCCGCGTCGACGAGTTCTTCAAGGCGGACGGACTCCTTTCTAAGGTCGTCGAAAACTATGCCCCCCGCAGGAGCCAGCAGGAATTCGCGTCGTGCGTGGAACGCAACATCCACAAGGGCGGCCTTTGCGTGCTCGAGGCCCCGACGGGTTCGGGCAAGTCGCTTGCTTACCTGATAGCGGCTGCGAACAAGGCTGTGAACGGGGAACGCGTCGTCATCAGTACGGCGACCCACGCGCTGCAGGACCAGCTCTGGAACCACGACATCCCGCAGATTATGCCGCTTTACGATGGCGCCCTCAAACCCGCTCTTTTGAAGGGCCGCGACAACTACCTGTGTATTCGCAAGCTGGTCGAAATTCTTGACGCGCCGCAGTCGCTTCTCGCTCCCGAGGAACGCGACTCCTTCATGGCGCTCCTGCCCTGGGCCGTCTCGACCACGAAGGGCGATATCGGGGAATGCTCCTCGTTCAGCAGCGCCCGCAATCGCGTGCTCTGGTCCAAGCTTTCGAGCAGCGCGTCTTCTTGCCAGGGCGAAAAGTGCAAGTTCTATTCGATATGCCCCGCGCTTGCCTCCAAGCGTGCCGCCATGGAATCGAACCTGCTCCTCGTGAACCATGCGCTGTTCCTCGCGGACCTTTCTCTTGACTTTGCGCTCCTCCCGACGTACGAGCATGTCGTATTCGATGAGGCCCACAGGCTCCCTGCGACAAGCAACCGCGGGTTCGGCCGCACCATTTCTTTCTTCGGGTTCCGCAACGTGGCGAAAACCCTTCAGCCCTCGAAGGAGGGGGAAGGCGGACTCATCGCCGAACTTTCCGGCCGCATTCCTGTCGAAAACGAAGCCGCCAGGAACGAGGCTGCCCAACTCTCCATGGATCTCGCCGAGACCGAGAAGGCCTTGCACCGCTTCTTCATGAAGATAGGCAAGAAGCTTTCGAAGCAGAAGATAGGCAAGGACGGGTTCATGTACGAGAAGGGCATCATGGCGCAGTACGATGCCGACCCGAAGCCGGTCCTCGATCAGTTCGAAATTGCCAAGAGCCGTGCCGCCTCCCTCGTGGGAATGCTTTCGGGCTCTGCGGGCCTGGACGGCATCCTGAAGGATGTCGAAGGCCGCATGGAGGAACTGAACCGCTTTATCACTGATTTCGATTTCCTCGTGAAGGCGGGCCGCCCGGGCTGGGTCTTCTATCTCGAGGAACCCTTCAACCCGCATACGCTCAAGATGCATGCCTACCCGCTGCGCTCGGGCGACATATGGCAGGCGAAATTCTACCCGTGGGTAAAGTCCGCCACGTTCACGTCGGCGACGCTCGCCGTGCAGGGCGACCTCACGTACTACGTGGAACGCATGGGCATGGCCGGCAACGAGGGCAAGCGTCCGTTCCTCAAGGTGTTCAACGAATCTTCCAGCAGCGATTCCCGCCGCTCGGTCGCCATTACGCGCTACCTGCCGAAGCCTTCGACTCCCGAATTCGGCGATGCGATGATCGATACGCTCGTGAAGGTGCTTCCCGATGTCGAGGAGAATACGATGGTGCTCTTCACGAGCATCTCGACGATGGTGAAGGCGCAGGCGGCGCTCGCTCCCGCGTTTGCCGCGAAGGGAAAACTCCTGCTGTGCCAGCACGTGGACGGCGCGCTCGACGGGCTCGTCGCGATGTTCCGCAAGTCCCGCGGCACGTGCCTTCTCGGGTGCCAGAGCCTGTGGGAAGGTGTCGACTTCCCGGGCGATGCGCTCAAGCTGCTCGTGGTGACCAAGCTTCCGTTCCCGAACCCCTCCGACCCGCTGGTGGCAGGCATTTCTGCCGACATGAAGTCGCGGAGCGAGAACGTGTTCAAGGGATACTACATTCCCGAAGCGTATATGGAAATGCGCCAGGGACTCGGTAGGCTTCTGCGTTCCGAGACGGATAGCGGCAAGGTGCTCATCCTCGACAACCGCGTCGTGAACGAGGCCTACGGCAAGAGCTTCGCCCGTATCTGGAACATGAAGCACATCGTCGCCAATTCCGTCGATGACGTGAAAAAGTTCGTCGTGTAG
- a CDS encoding GDSL-type esterase/lipase family protein: MNSKQILTAAFVLAACVYGGAAMPDSFDNSLLLNGRWAKADSCLCASAPAVSVSFWANAKEVSFDIEGEARFRLDTDGKPGEYFTILGRTVQKVALAKDGREHLYRLVKVSESNPGKICLHGIALGKGGSFGKRPEPSRRRIEFIGDSFTVGYGVEANGPEDGTPFEKTNTAKAYSFLLADGFKADYQINAVSGRGLVRNYANIVPEWTLASLYEYTVPGSIEQEAGGADQGPKTAGIRWDFEQFHPQVVVVFVGINDFQGEPPYADAAQFKRAYAALLDKLRSLHPGVKFLLVSTKTWPNDALTPVVEEIYKDQVAAGHADLLYRLVYTENTALHGHPSEMSQKMLANDLRPLVARLGGWLSR; encoded by the coding sequence ATGAACTCGAAACAAATTCTGACAGCGGCATTCGTGCTTGCCGCATGTGTGTATGGAGGTGCCGCGATGCCCGATTCCTTCGACAATTCCCTGCTTCTCAACGGCCGCTGGGCCAAGGCGGATTCTTGCCTGTGTGCAAGCGCCCCCGCGGTTTCCGTGAGCTTCTGGGCGAACGCGAAGGAGGTCTCGTTCGATATCGAGGGCGAGGCTCGCTTCAGGCTCGATACCGACGGCAAGCCGGGGGAATATTTCACCATCTTGGGCCGCACGGTGCAGAAGGTCGCCCTCGCGAAGGACGGCCGGGAGCATCTCTACCGTCTGGTCAAGGTCAGCGAGTCGAATCCGGGCAAAATATGCCTCCACGGGATTGCGCTCGGGAAGGGCGGTTCTTTTGGCAAGCGTCCGGAACCTTCCAGGCGCCGCATCGAGTTTATCGGCGATTCCTTCACCGTCGGGTACGGAGTCGAGGCGAATGGCCCCGAAGACGGCACTCCGTTCGAGAAGACGAATACGGCGAAGGCCTACTCTTTCTTGCTGGCCGACGGCTTCAAGGCCGACTACCAGATCAATGCCGTGAGCGGTCGCGGGCTCGTGCGCAATTACGCGAACATTGTTCCGGAATGGACGCTTGCTAGTTTGTACGAATACACGGTGCCGGGGAGCATCGAACAGGAAGCGGGCGGTGCCGATCAGGGGCCGAAGACGGCGGGCATCCGCTGGGACTTCGAGCAGTTCCACCCCCAGGTGGTGGTCGTTTTCGTGGGGATAAACGACTTCCAGGGTGAACCCCCGTATGCGGATGCGGCCCAGTTCAAGCGCGCCTATGCCGCCCTCCTGGACAAGCTGCGCTCGCTCCATCCCGGGGTCAAGTTCCTGCTCGTGTCCACCAAGACGTGGCCGAACGACGCCCTTACCCCCGTGGTAGAGGAAATCTACAAGGATCAGGTGGCTGCTGGCCATGCGGACCTCTTGTATAGGCTTGTTTACACGGAGAACACCGCGCTGCACGGACACCCGAGCGAAATGTCCCAAAAGATGCTTGCGAACGATTTGAGGCCCCTTGTAGCCCGTCTTGGCGGGTGGCTCTCTCGCTAA
- a CDS encoding polyprenyl synthetase family protein → MESLEKESAIAQDYLARIAKEAEAKFDEHLPPVSDRPCRLHEAMRYSMFAGGKRLRPGLAKATFDMFGGKGDKIWLATSALEMLHTFSLIHDDLPCVDNDDYRRGKLTSHKKFGEATAVMAGDALCVQAFELMGRAGDARAIEVLAHLLGTYGMIGGEMTDIECEGKTVDLEIVDYIHYHKTAALIEASLQVGAMLAGADEKSIAAIRNYGRSIGLAFQIVDDILDIVSTTEELGKDAGSDLEKGKATYPSIVGLENSRVKAKELYDESLKALDGLACDTSILRAIAAFIITRVK, encoded by the coding sequence ATGGAAAGTCTTGAAAAAGAATCGGCGATTGCCCAGGATTATCTTGCGCGCATCGCGAAAGAAGCTGAAGCGAAATTTGATGAACATCTTCCTCCGGTAAGCGACCGTCCGTGCCGCTTGCACGAGGCCATGCGTTATTCCATGTTTGCTGGCGGTAAGCGCCTGCGCCCCGGCCTTGCGAAGGCCACGTTCGATATGTTCGGCGGCAAGGGCGATAAAATCTGGCTTGCGACCAGCGCCCTCGAGATGCTCCACACGTTCAGCCTTATTCACGACGACCTTCCTTGCGTCGACAACGACGATTACCGCAGGGGCAAGCTCACGAGCCACAAGAAGTTCGGCGAAGCGACTGCCGTGATGGCGGGCGATGCGCTCTGCGTGCAGGCCTTTGAACTGATGGGCCGTGCGGGCGATGCCCGTGCCATCGAGGTTCTTGCCCACCTGCTGGGTACGTACGGCATGATTGGCGGCGAGATGACCGACATTGAGTGCGAAGGCAAGACTGTCGACCTCGAGATTGTCGACTACATCCATTACCACAAGACGGCGGCCCTCATAGAGGCTTCGCTCCAGGTGGGTGCGATGCTTGCTGGCGCCGACGAGAAGTCCATCGCGGCCATCCGCAATTACGGGCGCTCCATCGGGCTTGCGTTCCAGATTGTCGACGATATCCTGGATATCGTCTCCACGACCGAAGAACTCGGCAAGGATGCCGGTTCCGATCTCGAGAAGGGCAAGGCGACCTACCCGTCCATCGTCGGACTTGAAAATTCACGCGTGAAGGCGAAGGAACTCTATGACGAATCCCTGAAGGCTCTCGACGGCCTTGCTTGCGATACGTCCATCCTGCGCGCTATCGCCGCATTTATCATTACCCGGGTTAAGTAA
- a CDS encoding GGDEF domain-containing protein produces MSRIMEKIYALFRMNILIFVLLAATVIALFAYQNGLDEIVFLNLSDYPYVIAETDSADGGSSAVAITRTDSSIIVDYELKEGYAYPYAGVKILLGDGKTKGRDFSKYDSIFVWVKPRGEGTVRIYFRAYDPAFYRDGDEGSLKFNEVEFFPLEETYPAVFVPQEFRVASWWVAQNEISVHKARVDLSNIPLIEIQTGTNAPLGYGTLEIRGFCFKGKKIAKLDLVTILVALWFVTFLIILVIRFFDYNRERAANRKKQEELEKYLEALEIEKSEYEKSSRTDPLTGCLNRAGFGSVLLREQENLTKNGSPVSFVLLDIDHFKDVNDTYGHSVGDEVLINLTKLIQGKIRNSDSLVRWGGEEFVILCGETPIQNAQFLAEKLRVAIEKTQLIPQQKITCSFGISEMVQGEDPKRLFERADKALYASKEGGRNRVTSATYRRQR; encoded by the coding sequence ATGTCGAGGATTATGGAAAAAATATACGCTCTCTTCAGGATGAATATCCTGATTTTCGTGCTATTGGCTGCTACGGTCATAGCCCTTTTCGCGTACCAGAATGGGCTTGATGAAATTGTCTTCCTGAACCTCTCCGACTACCCCTATGTCATTGCCGAAACGGACAGTGCTGATGGCGGCTCCTCTGCCGTGGCCATCACCCGTACCGATTCCTCCATTATTGTCGATTATGAACTGAAGGAAGGCTACGCCTATCCGTATGCCGGCGTCAAGATTCTCTTGGGCGACGGAAAGACCAAGGGTCGTGACTTCTCCAAGTACGACAGCATTTTCGTGTGGGTCAAGCCCCGCGGCGAGGGAACGGTGCGTATCTACTTCCGCGCCTACGACCCCGCATTCTACCGTGACGGCGACGAAGGCTCCCTCAAGTTCAACGAAGTCGAATTCTTCCCGCTCGAAGAGACCTATCCGGCGGTGTTTGTCCCCCAGGAATTCCGCGTGGCTTCGTGGTGGGTGGCCCAGAACGAAATCAGCGTGCATAAGGCCCGCGTAGACCTTTCGAACATCCCGCTCATTGAAATCCAGACGGGTACGAATGCTCCGCTTGGTTACGGCACCCTCGAAATCCGCGGGTTCTGCTTCAAGGGCAAGAAGATTGCTAAACTCGACCTCGTGACCATCCTGGTCGCCCTCTGGTTCGTGACGTTCCTCATTATTCTCGTCATTCGCTTCTTCGACTACAACCGCGAACGCGCGGCCAACCGCAAGAAGCAGGAAGAACTCGAGAAGTACCTCGAGGCTCTCGAAATCGAGAAGAGCGAATACGAGAAGTCCAGCCGTACCGACCCGCTTACGGGTTGCCTCAACCGCGCTGGCTTCGGTAGCGTGCTTTTGCGTGAACAGGAGAACCTGACCAAGAATGGCAGTCCGGTCTCGTTCGTGCTGCTCGACATCGACCATTTCAAGGATGTGAACGACACTTACGGCCACAGCGTGGGCGACGAGGTGCTCATCAACCTCACGAAGCTCATCCAGGGCAAGATCCGCAATAGCGACAGCCTGGTGCGCTGGGGCGGCGAGGAATTCGTCATCCTCTGCGGCGAGACGCCTATCCAGAACGCGCAGTTCCTGGCCGAAAAGCTCCGTGTCGCCATCGAGAAGACTCAGCTCATTCCGCAGCAGAAGATCACGTGCTCGTTCGGTATTTCCGAGATGGTGCAAGGCGAAGATCCCAAGCGTTTGTTCGAACGCGCCGACAAGGCCCTGTACGCCTCCAAGGAAGGCGGCCGCAACCGCGTAACGAGCGCTACCTACAGGCGCCAGCGTTAA